A stretch of Besnoitia besnoiti strain Bb-Ger1 chromosome V, whole genome shotgun sequence DNA encodes these proteins:
- a CDS encoding hypothetical protein (encoded by transcript BESB_062890), which translates to MQQQQLKSLQDLHHIQEVELQRQQEELVQQQQRQEKLLVAQRRQRGAVASRGQAHSAASLMASAGAQARVPVHARADTSSLHVRNDEGDRKPPAAAHSSPLSPLAHGEGPMPHPVFSQGAAAVPGSPCGADSRDSPSRLLLVLRCADADGVGDARELLGSGDVVRLRLQHYLVNKLRGHPVLRLVSETDATRRGAENTSFAGRLKSAVFGEAPQDRARRKFVVVTADAEKLLLVLEEVGGLKLTRNGVFFAPYRSACRSLFKGGRKDSRLFLTPNEAVELMRSELFAMRFGSDAPFQSLQGLSVLEVCIAAGVVEDFLPLHQPRLLSALQAMAPCGCGRNSGALCLRRRGCGHNACSSTQSGLCASAAATFAPYDVLVAAYFGYPAAAFSLFVRWLRRLLFFLLSFCVATTLFHHLVPSLRRRLASAAAEAVPGTVALQAAAGIFGAGESGVSAVAAAAGAALAATVAAVAGGVEMLLRLVDSSAAVRGATGIVICLVTIFKLRGLGTTLPLFRYTLGVSSLPPFSFASSSSSLSSTSPFSALLFFEWPTRLLRQKIESLLAFAASPSEGLSYASHPLFRRAFLKETSGSMLGLGAGLSTPHGTIHHADPWSASSVTGRGGEPVSFRREAPEEGIEIRENADPIFTSRRRSSSWSTSSVAKLGLYACLYLLLVCLCLVGLDVTRLLPMPPLGLWSRTILQRLLSPFPLLQWPTFAALPAASFSACQAVQAVDPPAAVALSQPWSPTPPPSSSWHFFTAAFHSPLLGAWAVNEGLRLFCGLAEGHVISLLVVLLCAFRALATISCFLGRQLVGIRLPLTASLGEEAACIDDEEEDRQHVAVRQPDAAIQLYVELASLFFSVFSLSVLLGISSALQVALSSSLLVLTCAIVLDSVLSLAFYRRGRGGSSSMSCHAIPSSSSHTAQLQASRRPYFFTPLYLYASVLLLTLPIAALNGILLPFLVLTLLACGLLSLRAHRGLLSSRRSFSGSGKSFTDFLDLWVPAWGNQLTLLLVAIASSALFSTPPFRAITTASRRGMDHPAAALAHSSAADGINNEFIQFMLPAWLLAIQQAAVLGAVLFFLSWSVPSTTPKLRLVLEMAERELSAHEFGFAVQRKETEEPAPLTCHLVGLPKVPATPPVPFFTRCRRFFSPPLLVLCPSAVRRRSRVGCPTPPSLFEGAALQKMTLEVFGVVARAEMKGDEDVSGKSEDVLPHVNIRQLSAATDQFIASLPRGPGSVLTTPSQPSSVAVAASKERAEDTKRRVNHFLGEWLFNRSKSESMSPLTQHLGIPWVVRQAVEKFTPQLTYTYEAEKNELAIATTLTAGLTKTIRLNLSGLGVEQSDQDAGGAWKSSTRLEGSILKTVQRNDSQSATLYETRRVINDSGNPDDHSKDQLWYTAQLHKDNLAEDVVVNRYFDRVNGPPALEGTDFPYLADEQPGSGQAEDVYGGQESHGISTEGGSTRTSAHGRTGRGSRPDKDDKLEKMGEEAVDAVKDVVDSALRSDASKAGWSVTSGKAGSKIFLRDDGGDKKLPLVGLSVITMKAGISLKDVVDYLTDPASKLQFDPQTLKAVKLEELSCGSRILYQAFKGQWGFAGRDFLLLSRRKEISDKRVVIGFRSIEYSQAPPAAELWPAGAGEFVRATLLRGGYDLQVLSDGVVQVSFVLQADLKTDAVPAWISKRVKSDQLNIVTAIKNHIEKRYG; encoded by the exons ATGCAACAGCAGCAGCTAAAAAGCCTACAGGACCTCCATCATATCCAGGAAGTGGAGCTTCAGAGACAACAGGAAGAGCTcgttcagcagcagcaacgtCAGGAGAAGCTGCTTGTAGCACAGCGCCGCCAACGGGGGGCcgtcgcgtctcgcggccAAGCACATTCAGCCGCTTCACTGATG GCAAGTGCcggagcgcaggcgcgtgtaCCTGTTCATGCACGCGCGGACACAAGTTCGCTTCATGTGAGAAACGATGAAGGCGACAGAaagccgccggcggctgctcattcatctccgctgtctcctctcgcacACGGCGAGGGGCCTATGCCCCATCCTGTCTTTTCACAAGGTGCAGCTGCGGTACCTGGGAGTCCCTGCGGTGCTGACTCGCGCGACAGTCCGAGTCGCCTGCTCCTTGTCCTGCGGTGCGCGGATGCGGACGGGGTTGGCGATGCTCGTGAGTTGCTTGGCTCCGGGGATGTcgtgcgtcttcgtctccagCACTACCTCGTAAACAAGCTCAGGGGCCACCCCGTCCTGCGACTGGTGTCTGAGACGGATGCAACGAGGCGTGGAGCTGAGAATACTTCTTTCGCCGGAAGGCTCAAGAGTGCTGTCTTCGGTGAAGCACCTCAGGACAGGGCCAGAAGAAAATTCGTAGTTGTGACAGCGGATGCCGAAAAGCTCCTTCTGGTCCTCGAGGAAGTAGGGGGGTTGAAGCTTACTAGGAACGGGGTATTCTTCGCTCCTTACAGATCGGCATGCAGAAGCTTGTTCAAAGGCGGCAG GAAAGACTCACGACTGTTTCTCACTCCCAACGAGGCCGTGGAACTCATGAGGTCGGAACTATTCGCCATGCGGTTTGGCTCAGATGCACCGTTTCAGAGTCTGCAG GGTCTCAGTGTGCTGGAGGTTTGCATAGCGGCTGGTGTCGTGGAGGATTTCTTGCCGCTTCACCAGCCTCGGCTTCTCTCAGCACTACAAGCCATGGCTCCTTGTGGTTGCGGAAGAAACAGTGGAGCTCTTTGTTTGCGGAGACGCGGGTGCGGGCAcaacgcatgcagcagtACGCAATCGGGTCTCTGtgcttcggcggccgccacgtTCGCTCCATACGACGTGCTTGTC GCAGCATATTTCGGATAtccagctgctgcgttcTCTCTATTCGTCCGCtggcttcgccgccttctcttcttcctgctctCCTTCTGTGTGGCTACCACCCTCTTCCACCATCTCGTAccttcgcttcgccgtcgcctcgcgagcgccgccgcagaggcggttCCGGGCACCGTCGCGTtgcaggcggccgccggcatTTTCGGAGCTGGAGAAtccggcgtctctgcggtcgcagcagctgcgggtGCAGCTCTCGCAGCGACTGTGGCGGCTGTAGCGGGTGGAGTGGAGATGCTTCTCCGGCTTGTGGACTCGTCGGCAGCAGTGAGAGGCGCTACTGGGATCGTCATTTGCCTTGTGACGATCTTCAAGCTCCGAGGCCTGGGAACGACG cttcCTCTTTTCCGATACACTCTCGGGGTGTCCAGCCTCCCTCCCTTCTCTTTCGCTTCGTCTAGTTCATCCCTTTCTTCCACGTCACCCTTCTCGGCGCTCCTTTTCTTTGAGTGGccgacgcgcctgctgcggcagaaGATCGAATCCCTCTTGGCATTCGCGGCTTCTCCTTCAGAGGGACTGTCTTACGCCTCTCACCCTCTGTTtcgtcgcgccttcctcaAAGAAACATCTGGCTCGATGCTAGGGTTGGGTGCCGGTCTCTCAACTCCTCACGGCACAATTCATCATGCTGACCCCTGGTCTGCTTCATCGGTGACTGGGCGAGGGGGAGAACCAGTGTCATTCAGAAGGGAGGCTCCAGAAGAAGGAATTGAAATTAGAGAGAACGCCGACCCCATTTTTACGTCCAGACGACGATCTTC ATCCTGGTCGACATCAAGCGTGGCGAAACTTGGCCTCTATGCGTGCCTTTACCTCCTGTTGGTCTGCCTTTGCCTGGTCGGTCTGGACGTCACCCGCCTTCTTCCCATGCCGCCGCTGGGCCTGTGGAGCCGAACTATtttgcagcgcctgctgtctccgtTTCCTCTCTTGCAATGGCCTACATTTGCAGCCTTGCCAGCCGCTTCGTTCTCTGCTTGCCAGGCCGTCCAGGCGGTGgatccgccggcggccgtcgccttgTCTCAGCCTTGGTCCCCGACGCCTCCCCCTTCTTCGTCCTGGCACTTTTTCACCGCAGCTTTTCATTCTCCCCTCCTGGGTGCGTGGGCAGTCAACGAGGGCCTGCGGCTTTTTTGCGGACTAGCTGAAGGCCACGTTATTTCTCTCCTGGTGGTCCTCCTTTGCGCCTTCCGAGCACTAGCGACTATCTCCTGTTTCTTGGGCAGACAGCTTGTTGGCATCCGTCTGCCGCTGACGGCTTCActgggggaggaggcggcctgcATCGACGATGAGGAAGAGGACAGGCAGCATGTTGCTGTGCGACAACCCG ATGCGGCTATCCAGTTGTACGTGgagctcgcctccctcttcttttcggtcttctctctctccgtacTTCTCGGCATCAGTTCGGCATTGCAGGTCGCcctgtcgtcttctcttttgGTCCTCACTTGCGCAATCGTCCTCGACTCTGTGCTTTCTCTTGCTTTTTatcggcgagggcgcggcggcagctcgtcGATGTCTTGTCATGCCAttccgtcttcttcctcacaCACTGCCCAGTTGCAGGCGTCTCGACGACCTTATTTCTTCACGCCTCTGTATCTCTACGCGTCTGTCCTTCTTCTCACTCTTCCTATCGCTGCACTGAACGGCATTCTCCTTCCGTTCCTCGTTCTCacccttctcgcctgcggcctgctctctctccgcgcacaTCGGGGGCTCCTGTCCTCCCGGAGGAGCTTCAGCGGTAGCGGTAAATCCTTCACCGACTTTCTTGACCTTTGGGTGCCTGCTTGGGGCAACCAGCTGACACTACTCCTCGTTGCCATCGCGTCGTCTGCACTTTTCTCAACTCCTCCCTTCCGCGCAATCACTACCGCTTCACGAAGAGGAATGGATCACCCGGCCGCTGCGCTAGCCCACAGCTCCGCGGCAGATGGAATAAACAACGAATTCATTCAGTTTATGCTTCCCGCCTGGCTGTTGGCGATCCAGCAAGCAGCTGTCTTGGGAGCTGTCCtgttcttcctctcctggtCTGTCCCTTCAACAACGCCGAAG CTCAGGCTGGTCCTCGAGATGGCGGAGCGTGAGCTGAGTGCGCACGAGTTCGGATTCGCCGTGCAGCGCAAAGAG ACAGAAGAGCCGGCACCCCTCACCTGTCATCTGGTGGGGCTTCCGAAGGTCCCTGCGACTCCCCCTGTACCCTTCTTCACTCGATGCAGGCGatttttttctcctcctcttcttgtcTTGTGCCCTTCCGCCGTCCGGCGGCGCTCACGCGTCGGCTGTCCTACGCCTCCAAGTCTTTTCgagggggcggcgctgcaaaAAATGACACTCGAGGTGTTCGGTGTTGTAGCGCGAGCGGAAATGAAGGGTGACGAAGACGTCAGCGGAAAATCCGAGGACGTCCTACCTCACGTCAACATCCGACAGCTT TCCGCGGCCACCGATCAGTTCATTGCTTCTCTTCCGCGAGGTCCGGGGAGCGTTCTGACAACTCCTTCTCAACCATCCTCGGTTGCTGTGGCGGCCTCCAAGGAGCGCGCTGAAGACACAAAACGG CGCGTCAACCATTTCTTGGGCGAGTGGCTCTTTAACCGAAGCAAGTCCGAGAGCATGAGCCCCCTGACGCAGCACCTGGGGATTCCGTGGGTGGTGCGGCAGGCCGTGGAGAAGTTTACGCCGCAGCTGACATACACGTatgaggcagagaaaaacgaatTAGCGATTGCCACGACTCTCACTGCCGGACTCACAAAG ACAATCCGCCTCAATCTCTCGGGTTTGGGAGTGGAGCAGAGCGACCAAGATGCAGGAGGGGCATGGAAGTCATCCACGCGACTTGAGGGCTCGATTCTCAAGACTGTCCAGCGGAACGATTCTCAGAGTGCAACTCTGTACGAGACGCGTCGAGTCATTAACGACAGCGGTAACCCG GATGACCACAGCAAAGACCAGCTGTGGTACACAGCCCAGCTGCACAAGGACAATCTTGCTGAGGACGTTGTTGTCAATCGCTACTTTGACCGCGTGAACGGTCCGCCGGCTTTAGAAGGAACT GATTTTCCATATCTCGCTGACGAGCAACCCGGGAGTGGCCAAGCGGAGGATGTGTACGGCGGACAAGAGAGTCATGGCATTTCCACGGAGGGGGGGTCGACCAGAACGTCCGCACATGGTAGAACAGGCAGAGGTTCCCGTCCTGACAAGGATGACAAACTCGAGAAAATG GGTGAAGAGGCGGTGGATGCGGTAAAAGACGTAGTGGACAGTGCCCTACGGTCGGACGCGTCCAAAGCGGGGTGGTCTGTCACCAGCGGAAAGGCAGGAAGCAAGATATTCCTGAGAGATGACGGAGGTGATAAAAAGCTTCCTTTGGTGGGACTTAGCGTTATCACCATGAAGGCTGGCATATCATTGAAGGATGTTGTTGACTACCTTACGGATCCGGCAAGCAAGCTGCAGTTCGACCCTCAAACTCTGAAAG CTGTCAAGTTGGAGGAGTTGTCTTGTGGATCTCGTATTCTGTACCAAGCATTCAAAGGGCAGTGGGGCTTTGCTGGTCGGgacttccttcttctttctcgccgAAAAGAG ATTTCGGATAAGCGTGTCGTCATCGGGTTTCGCTCCATCGAGTATTCCCAAgccccgcctgcggctgagCTATGGCCTGCAGGAGCAGGAGAGTTCGTCAGGGCAACGCTCCTGAGAGGTGGCTATGATCTGCAGGTGCTCTCCGATGGAGTCGTCCAAGTTTCCTTTGTACTTCAG GCCGATCTGAAAACTGACGCCGTACCTGCTTGGATAAGCAAACGCGTGAAGTCCGACCAGCTGAATATCGTGACGGCAATCAAAAATCATATCGAGAAACGCTATGGATGA